Proteins co-encoded in one Megalops cyprinoides isolate fMegCyp1 chromosome 1, fMegCyp1.pri, whole genome shotgun sequence genomic window:
- the neurod2 gene encoding neurogenic differentiation factor 2 isoform X1, giving the protein MAWHHSCGAMLTRLFSDPSLLPEVQKYSGWMDDSESEDSKTKEDDQEHCRLGEDDLDDGDLRGGSSRAHSEIAAEDEEEEEIEEEDGGDEGEGDRPKKRGPKKRKMTQARLERSKVRRQKANARERTRMHDLNSALDNLRKVVPCYSKTQKLSKIETLRLAKNYIWALSEILRNGKRPDVVSYVQTLCKGLSQPTTNLVAGCLQLNSRNFLTEQCQEGNRFNGPNPPFSMHPYSYQCSRLSSPQCQSSSNSHSLRNHAYCPAYDSVYTGGASPEYNSPEYEGPLSPPVCINGNFSLKQQESVSPVAEKSYHYSMHYPPLSSSRSAGAHNLVFGSSGVRGGVHSENVLPYHDMHLHHERAPMYEELNAFFHN; this is encoded by the exons ATGGCCTGGCATCATAGCTG TGGCGCCATGTTGACGAGGCTATTCAGTGATCCTTCTCTTCTGCCTGAAGTGCAGAAGTATTCGGGCTGGATGGATGATAGTGAAAGTGAGGACTCCAAGACCAAGGAGGATGACCAGGAGCATTGTCGCCTAGGCGAGGACGACCTGGACGACGGGGACCTAAGAGGGGGAAGCAGTCGGGCTCACTCCGAAATAGCGGCCGAAGacgaggaggaagaagagatCGAGGAGGAGGACGGGGGTGATGAAGGCGAAGGAGACAGGCCGAAGAAGCGGGGCCCGAAAAAGCGAAAGATGACACAAGCCCGTTTGGAGCGTTCAAAGGTGCGCCGTCAGAAAGCCAACGCCCGAGAGAGAACGCGCATGCATGACCTCAACTCAGCGCTTGATAATCTGCGCAAAGTGGTGCCCTGTTATTCCAAAACTCAAAAGCTGTCCAAAATAGAGACATTGCGGCTTGCCAAGAACTATATCTGGGCTCTGTCTGAAATACTTCGCAATGGGAAAAGACCAGACGTAGTATCCTACGTACAGACTCTGTGCAAAGGCCTTTCTCAGCCCACTACCAACCTCGTTGCCGGCTGTCTGCAGCTCAACTCTCGGAACTTCTTGACCGAACAGTGCCAAGAAGGCAACCGATTCAATGGACCTAACCCACCGTTCTCCATGCACCCTTATTCGTACCAATGCTCCCGTCTCTCCAGTCCCCAGTGTCAGTCCAGTTCCAACTCACACTCCTTAAGGAATCATGCATACTGCCCAGCCTACGACTCAGTCTATACTGGAGGCGCTTCGCCAGAGTACAACAGCCCCGAATATGAGGGGCCTCTAAGCCCTCCTGTGTGTATTAACGGTAATTTTTCCTTGAAGCAACAGGAGTCTGTCTCGCCAGTCGCCGAAAAGAGCTATCACTACTCTATGCACTATCCCCCCCTATCGAGCTCTCGCTCCGCCGGTGCTCACAATCTCGTGTTCGGTTCCTCGGGAGTGCGTGGGGGTGTCCACTCTGAAAACGTGCTGCCTTACCACGACATGCACTTACACCACGAAAGGGCACCTATGTACGAGGAACTGAACGCCTTTTTCCACAACTGA
- the neurod2 gene encoding neurogenic differentiation factor 2 isoform X2 yields MLTRLFSDPSLLPEVQKYSGWMDDSESEDSKTKEDDQEHCRLGEDDLDDGDLRGGSSRAHSEIAAEDEEEEEIEEEDGGDEGEGDRPKKRGPKKRKMTQARLERSKVRRQKANARERTRMHDLNSALDNLRKVVPCYSKTQKLSKIETLRLAKNYIWALSEILRNGKRPDVVSYVQTLCKGLSQPTTNLVAGCLQLNSRNFLTEQCQEGNRFNGPNPPFSMHPYSYQCSRLSSPQCQSSSNSHSLRNHAYCPAYDSVYTGGASPEYNSPEYEGPLSPPVCINGNFSLKQQESVSPVAEKSYHYSMHYPPLSSSRSAGAHNLVFGSSGVRGGVHSENVLPYHDMHLHHERAPMYEELNAFFHN; encoded by the coding sequence ATGTTGACGAGGCTATTCAGTGATCCTTCTCTTCTGCCTGAAGTGCAGAAGTATTCGGGCTGGATGGATGATAGTGAAAGTGAGGACTCCAAGACCAAGGAGGATGACCAGGAGCATTGTCGCCTAGGCGAGGACGACCTGGACGACGGGGACCTAAGAGGGGGAAGCAGTCGGGCTCACTCCGAAATAGCGGCCGAAGacgaggaggaagaagagatCGAGGAGGAGGACGGGGGTGATGAAGGCGAAGGAGACAGGCCGAAGAAGCGGGGCCCGAAAAAGCGAAAGATGACACAAGCCCGTTTGGAGCGTTCAAAGGTGCGCCGTCAGAAAGCCAACGCCCGAGAGAGAACGCGCATGCATGACCTCAACTCAGCGCTTGATAATCTGCGCAAAGTGGTGCCCTGTTATTCCAAAACTCAAAAGCTGTCCAAAATAGAGACATTGCGGCTTGCCAAGAACTATATCTGGGCTCTGTCTGAAATACTTCGCAATGGGAAAAGACCAGACGTAGTATCCTACGTACAGACTCTGTGCAAAGGCCTTTCTCAGCCCACTACCAACCTCGTTGCCGGCTGTCTGCAGCTCAACTCTCGGAACTTCTTGACCGAACAGTGCCAAGAAGGCAACCGATTCAATGGACCTAACCCACCGTTCTCCATGCACCCTTATTCGTACCAATGCTCCCGTCTCTCCAGTCCCCAGTGTCAGTCCAGTTCCAACTCACACTCCTTAAGGAATCATGCATACTGCCCAGCCTACGACTCAGTCTATACTGGAGGCGCTTCGCCAGAGTACAACAGCCCCGAATATGAGGGGCCTCTAAGCCCTCCTGTGTGTATTAACGGTAATTTTTCCTTGAAGCAACAGGAGTCTGTCTCGCCAGTCGCCGAAAAGAGCTATCACTACTCTATGCACTATCCCCCCCTATCGAGCTCTCGCTCCGCCGGTGCTCACAATCTCGTGTTCGGTTCCTCGGGAGTGCGTGGGGGTGTCCACTCTGAAAACGTGCTGCCTTACCACGACATGCACTTACACCACGAAAGGGCACCTATGTACGAGGAACTGAACGCCTTTTTCCACAACTGA